The Bryobacteraceae bacterium genome includes a window with the following:
- the rpsS gene encoding 30S ribosomal protein S19, translated as MSRSLKKGPFTDGHLLEKIAQLNAKNEKKVIRTWSRRSTILPEFVGHTLAVHNGKKFIPVYITENMVGHKLGEFSPTRTFKGHANKGDKSGKS; from the coding sequence ATGAGCCGTTCACTGAAAAAAGGGCCGTTCACCGACGGCCATCTGCTCGAGAAGATCGCGCAGCTGAACGCGAAGAACGAGAAGAAGGTGATCCGCACCTGGTCGCGCCGCTCGACGATCCTGCCGGAATTCGTCGGGCACACGCTGGCCGTGCACAATGGCAAGAAGTTCATCCCCGTCTACATCACCGAGAACATGGTGGGCCACAAGCTGGGCGAGTTTTCTCCCACGCGCACGTTCAAGGGGCACGCCAACAAGGGTGACAAGTCCGGCAAGA
- the rplB gene encoding 50S ribosomal protein L2 encodes MPIKSFKPVTPSRRFMTVVTRDEITKDRPEKSLVEGKAKSGGRNNKGQITIRFRGGGHKKLYRIIDFRRDKTGVPARVAAIEYDPNRSARIALLHYADGEKRYILAPVGLEVGQTVVSGPEADIRPGNALPLENIPAGTTIHNIELRPGKGGQMVRSAGAAAQLVSKEGGAALVKLPSGEVRRVPSNCYATVGQVGNLDHENESLGKAGRTRWLGRRPHNRGVSMNPIDHPHGGGEGRTSGGRHPVTPWGQPTRGYKTRNNKRTDRFIVTPRSKGK; translated from the coding sequence ATGCCGATCAAGTCGTTCAAGCCGGTGACGCCGTCGCGGCGGTTCATGACCGTCGTCACGCGCGATGAAATCACGAAGGACCGCCCCGAGAAGAGCCTTGTCGAGGGCAAGGCCAAGTCGGGCGGCCGCAACAACAAGGGCCAGATCACCATCCGGTTCCGCGGGGGCGGCCACAAGAAGCTGTACCGCATCATCGATTTCCGCCGGGACAAGACCGGCGTGCCGGCGCGCGTGGCCGCCATCGAGTACGACCCCAACCGCTCGGCCCGCATCGCCCTGCTGCACTACGCGGACGGCGAGAAGCGCTACATCCTGGCGCCTGTGGGGCTGGAAGTGGGACAGACCGTCGTCAGCGGTCCCGAGGCTGATATCCGCCCCGGCAACGCGCTGCCGCTCGAGAACATTCCGGCGGGCACGACGATCCACAACATCGAGCTGCGCCCCGGCAAGGGCGGCCAGATGGTGCGCTCGGCCGGCGCGGCGGCCCAGCTGGTTTCCAAGGAAGGCGGCGCCGCGCTGGTGAAGCTGCCCAGCGGCGAAGTGCGCCGCGTGCCGTCCAACTGCTACGCGACCGTGGGCCAGGTGGGCAACCTGGATCACGAGAACGAATCGCTCGGCAAGGCGGGCCGCACGCGCTGGCTCGGCCGGCGGCCGCACAACCGCGGCGTGTCGATGAACCCCATCGACCACCCGCACGGCGGCGGCGAGGGCCGCACCTCGGGCGGACGCCATCCGGTGACGCCGTGGGGCCAGCCGACGCGCGGCTACAAGACGCGGAACAACAAACGGACCGACCGCTTCATCGTGACGCCGCGGTCGAAGGGCAAGTAA
- the rplW gene encoding 50S ribosomal protein L23: MNLYDVILRPIITEKAVGKKDAERTLCFQVKLDATKTDIRNAVEKLFKVKVQDVRTATFEGKLRRRGRYAGYTSDWKKAYVRLKPGEKMPEFAEL; this comes from the coding sequence ATGAACCTCTATGATGTGATCCTCCGCCCGATCATCACGGAAAAGGCCGTGGGCAAGAAAGACGCCGAGCGGACGCTGTGCTTCCAGGTGAAGCTGGACGCCACCAAGACCGACATCCGCAACGCCGTCGAGAAACTGTTCAAGGTGAAGGTGCAGGACGTCCGCACGGCCACGTTCGAAGGCAAGCTGCGGCGGCGCGGCCGCTACGCTGGCTACACCTCGGACTGGAAGAAAGCGTATGTCCGCCTGAAGCCGGGCGAGAAGATGCCCGAGTTCGCGGAGCTGTAA
- the rplD gene encoding 50S ribosomal protein L4 → MAKVDVFDLNNNKVGELELSDAVFNAPVNEHLLYESVRHYLACQRSGTAKTKVRGEVAGSGKKLWRQKGTGRARMGSIRSPLWRHGGTIHGPVPRDYSYRLNRKMVLGALRSALTAKLRDGELKVVSGWTLADHKTRTMAEVLRKLEAQRSVLLVNTAEANRNLELGSRNLPGVKLVATRDVTTYDLLAHKTVLLSEAAAKKLSEALAQ, encoded by the coding sequence ATGGCCAAGGTTGACGTCTTCGATCTGAACAACAACAAGGTGGGCGAGCTCGAGCTGTCCGACGCGGTGTTCAACGCGCCCGTCAACGAGCACCTGCTGTACGAGAGCGTCCGCCACTACCTGGCCTGCCAGCGCAGCGGCACGGCCAAGACGAAAGTGCGCGGCGAAGTGGCCGGCTCCGGCAAGAAGCTGTGGCGGCAGAAAGGCACCGGGCGGGCGCGCATGGGCTCCATCCGCTCGCCGCTGTGGCGCCACGGCGGCACGATCCACGGACCCGTGCCCCGGGATTATTCCTACCGGCTGAACCGCAAGATGGTGCTCGGCGCGCTGCGCTCCGCCCTGACGGCGAAGCTCCGCGACGGCGAGCTGAAAGTCGTCAGCGGCTGGACGCTGGCTGATCACAAGACGCGGACGATGGCCGAGGTCCTGCGCAAGCTGGAAGCGCAGCGCAGCGTGCTGCTGGTCAACACGGCGGAAGCCAACCGGAATCTGGAGCTTGGCAGCCGCAACCTGCCCGGCGTCAAGCTGGTGGCCACGCGGGACGTCACCACTTACGACCTGCTGGCTCACAAGACTGTTCTGCTCAGCGAGGCAGCCGCGAAGAAGCTGTCGGAGGCGTTGGCGCAATGA
- the rplC gene encoding 50S ribosomal protein L3: MKELRDMSPGIIGKKIGMTQVFRPDGQVVPVTLLKAGPCVVVQRKTPARDGYDAVQLALIEKTRKPNKPMAGHLKKAGIEGGARFLREFRLKGGADLKPGDRVLVDQFKPKEKVDVTGISKGRGFAGVVRRHGFGGGDATHGSMFHRAPGSIGASSFPSRVFPGTRMGGHMGHAQVTVRNLEVIDVDPEDHVLMVKGAVPGPNGGYVIVRRAKR, from the coding sequence GTGAAGGAATTGAGGGATATGAGCCCAGGAATCATCGGCAAGAAGATTGGGATGACCCAGGTGTTCCGGCCCGACGGCCAGGTCGTGCCCGTGACCCTGCTGAAGGCGGGCCCGTGCGTCGTCGTGCAGCGCAAGACGCCCGCGCGCGACGGATATGACGCCGTGCAGCTCGCCCTGATCGAGAAGACCCGCAAGCCCAACAAGCCGATGGCCGGCCACCTGAAGAAGGCCGGCATCGAAGGCGGCGCGCGCTTCCTGCGCGAGTTCCGGCTGAAGGGCGGCGCCGATCTCAAGCCCGGCGACCGCGTGCTGGTGGACCAGTTCAAGCCGAAGGAGAAGGTGGACGTCACCGGCATCAGCAAGGGCCGGGGCTTCGCCGGCGTGGTCCGGCGGCATGGCTTCGGCGGCGGCGACGCCACCCACGGCTCGATGTTCCACCGCGCCCCCGGTTCGATCGGCGCGTCGAGCTTCCCGTCGCGCGTTTTCCCCGGCACCCGCATGGGCGGCCACATGGGGCACGCGCAGGTGACGGTGCGCAACCTCGAGGTGATCGACGTCGATCCCGAGGATCATGTCCTGATGGTCAAGGGCGCCGTGCCCGGACCCAACGGCGGCTACGTCATCGTGCGCCGCGCCAAGAGGTAA
- a CDS encoding 30S ribosomal protein S10, protein MLTKRIRIRLKAYDHRLLDQSTSEIVETAKRAGARVAGPIPLPTQRSVYTVNRSPHVDKKSREQFEIRTHKRLIDILDPTQDTVDALSQLDLPAGVDVEIKAYHKGAN, encoded by the coding sequence ATGCTGACCAAGCGAATCCGAATCAGGCTCAAGGCGTACGACCACCGGCTGCTCGATCAGAGCACGTCGGAGATTGTGGAGACGGCCAAACGCGCGGGCGCGCGCGTCGCCGGCCCCATCCCGCTGCCCACTCAGCGGAGCGTCTACACGGTGAACCGCTCGCCGCACGTCGACAAGAAGTCGCGCGAGCAGTTCGAGATCCGCACTCACAAGCGGCTGATCGACATTCTCGATCCGACCCAGGACACCGTGGACGCCCTGAGCCAGCTCGATCTGCCTGCGGGCGTCGACGTGGAGATCAAGGCCTACCACAAGGGGGCCAACTGA
- the tuf1 gene encoding elongation factor Tu has product MAKEKFDRSKPHVNIGTIGHIDHGKTTLTAAITKVLSKHNPKVQFRSFDSIDNAPEEKARGITIAVAHVEYETANRHYAHVDCPGHADYIKNMITGAAQMDGAILVVAAPDGPMPQTREHVLLARQVGVPYIVVALNKVDMMDDPELLELVELELRDLLKSYGFPGDEVPIVRVSALNALNGDPEAEKQIDALMEAVDNYIPLPQRDVDKPFLMPIEDIFSIQGRGTVVTGRIEKGKIKVGEEVEIVGFRETRKTVVTGVEMFKKLLDEGMAGDNVGLLLRGVEKDEVERGQVLAKPGSITPHTKFKGEVYVLSKEEGGRHTPFFTGYRPQFYFRTTDVTGVVKLPEGVQMVMPGDNVSLEVELITPVAMDKGLRFAIREGGRTVGAGTVTEIIE; this is encoded by the coding sequence ATGGCGAAAGAGAAATTTGACCGCAGCAAGCCGCACGTCAACATTGGGACGATCGGGCACATCGATCACGGCAAGACGACGCTGACGGCGGCGATCACGAAGGTGCTGTCGAAGCACAATCCGAAGGTGCAGTTCCGGAGCTTTGATTCGATCGACAACGCGCCGGAGGAGAAGGCGCGGGGCATCACGATTGCGGTGGCGCACGTGGAATACGAGACGGCGAACCGGCACTATGCGCACGTCGACTGCCCGGGTCACGCCGACTACATCAAGAACATGATCACGGGCGCGGCGCAGATGGACGGGGCGATTCTGGTGGTGGCGGCGCCGGACGGGCCGATGCCGCAGACGCGGGAGCACGTGCTGCTGGCGCGGCAGGTGGGGGTGCCCTACATTGTGGTGGCGCTGAACAAGGTGGACATGATGGACGATCCGGAGCTGCTGGAGCTGGTGGAGCTGGAGCTGCGGGATCTGCTGAAGAGCTACGGTTTCCCTGGCGACGAGGTGCCGATCGTGCGGGTGAGCGCGCTGAATGCGCTGAACGGGGATCCGGAGGCGGAGAAGCAGATTGACGCGCTGATGGAGGCGGTGGACAACTACATCCCGCTGCCGCAGCGGGACGTGGACAAGCCGTTTCTGATGCCGATCGAGGACATTTTCTCGATCCAGGGGCGCGGCACGGTGGTGACGGGCCGGATCGAGAAGGGCAAGATCAAGGTGGGCGAGGAAGTGGAGATCGTCGGCTTCCGGGAGACGCGGAAGACGGTGGTGACGGGGGTGGAGATGTTCAAGAAGCTGCTCGACGAGGGCATGGCTGGGGACAACGTCGGGCTGCTGCTGCGCGGGGTGGAGAAGGACGAAGTGGAGCGCGGGCAGGTGCTGGCCAAGCCGGGCTCGATCACGCCGCACACGAAGTTCAAGGGCGAGGTGTACGTTTTGTCGAAGGAAGAGGGCGGGCGGCACACGCCGTTCTTCACGGGCTACCGGCCGCAGTTTTACTTCCGGACGACGGACGTGACGGGCGTGGTGAAGCTGCCGGAAGGCGTGCAGATGGTGATGCCGGGCGACAACGTGTCGCTCGAGGTGGAACTGATCACGCCGGTGGCGATGGACAAGGGGCTGCGCTTCGCCATCCGCGAAGGCGGCCGCACCGTCGGCGCCGGCACGGTGACCGAGATCATCGAGTAG
- the fusA2 gene encoding elongation factor G 2 → MPRTIAIEKMRNIGIMAHIDAGKTTTTERILYYTGRTYKIGEVHEGTATMDWMVQEQERGITITSAATFCQWRDCQINIIDTPGHVDFTAEVERSLRVLDGAVAVFDAVAGVQPQSETVWRQADKYSVPRICFINKMDRVGADFFHAVDTIVEKLQARPVPIQIPVGAEDQFKGVVDLVKMKARIWRDETLGAAYDDVDIPAALLDKAKEYREKMVEAAAECDDHLMEKYLNGEELTEEEILQGLRKGTCDLKIFPVVCGSAFKNKGVQNLLDAVVDLLPSPVDIAAVRGTDPADPSRELERKASDDEPFSALVFKIMTDPYVGQLAFIRVYSGVLKNGDTVLNVSKNKKERIGRLLRMHANKREEIQEIRAGDIAACVGLKTVTTSDTICDEAHPILLEAIDFAAPVIQLAIEPKTKADQEKLGMAIAKLVAEDPTLRVNTDPETGQTILSGMGELHLEIIVDRLQREFGVGANVGKPQVAYRETINRAAEGEGRFVRQTGGRGQYGHVKIRVEPIADKEYEFVNAIVGGVVPKEYIPAAEKGIVEAMEGGVLAGYPMTGLKVTLYDGSYHEVDSSEMAFKIAGSMALKDAAQKAKPVLLEPVMKVEVVVPDEYMGAVNGDLISRRGRLEGVEMKGGTQIIRAMVPLSEMFGYATELRSRTQGRGSFTMHFGRYEEAPASVTEEVISRMQGKVSR, encoded by the coding sequence ATGCCCCGCACCATCGCAATCGAGAAGATGAGAAACATCGGCATCATGGCCCACATCGATGCCGGCAAGACCACGACCACCGAGCGCATCCTCTACTACACCGGCCGGACCTACAAGATCGGCGAGGTGCATGAAGGCACGGCGACGATGGACTGGATGGTGCAGGAGCAGGAACGCGGCATCACCATCACCTCGGCTGCGACCTTCTGCCAGTGGCGCGACTGCCAGATCAACATCATCGACACGCCGGGCCACGTTGATTTCACCGCGGAAGTCGAGCGCTCGCTGCGCGTGCTGGACGGCGCGGTGGCCGTGTTCGACGCGGTCGCCGGCGTGCAGCCGCAGTCGGAAACCGTCTGGCGCCAGGCCGACAAATACTCGGTTCCGCGCATCTGCTTCATCAACAAGATGGACCGCGTAGGCGCGGACTTCTTCCACGCCGTCGACACGATCGTCGAGAAGCTGCAGGCTCGCCCGGTGCCGATCCAGATCCCCGTGGGCGCAGAGGATCAGTTCAAGGGCGTCGTCGATCTGGTGAAGATGAAGGCCCGTATCTGGCGCGACGAAACGCTCGGCGCCGCTTATGACGACGTCGACATCCCCGCCGCGCTGCTCGACAAGGCCAAAGAGTACCGCGAAAAGATGGTGGAAGCCGCTGCGGAATGCGACGACCATCTGATGGAGAAGTATCTCAACGGCGAGGAGCTGACCGAAGAAGAGATTCTGCAGGGTCTCCGCAAGGGCACCTGCGACCTGAAAATCTTCCCCGTCGTCTGCGGGTCGGCGTTCAAGAACAAGGGCGTGCAGAACCTGCTCGACGCCGTCGTGGACCTGCTGCCGTCGCCGGTCGACATCGCCGCCGTGCGCGGCACCGATCCGGCCGATCCCTCCCGCGAGCTGGAGCGCAAGGCGAGCGATGACGAGCCGTTCTCGGCTCTCGTGTTCAAGATCATGACCGACCCCTACGTCGGCCAGCTGGCCTTCATCCGCGTCTACTCGGGCGTGCTGAAGAACGGCGACACGGTGCTCAACGTCTCCAAGAACAAGAAAGAGCGCATCGGCCGCCTGCTGCGGATGCACGCCAACAAGCGCGAGGAGATCCAGGAGATCCGCGCCGGCGACATCGCCGCCTGCGTCGGGCTGAAGACGGTCACCACCAGCGACACGATCTGCGACGAAGCGCACCCGATCCTGCTTGAGGCGATCGACTTCGCGGCGCCCGTCATCCAGCTCGCCATCGAACCGAAGACGAAGGCCGACCAGGAAAAGCTCGGCATGGCCATCGCCAAGCTGGTGGCCGAGGACCCGACGCTGCGGGTCAACACCGATCCGGAAACGGGCCAGACGATCCTTTCCGGCATGGGCGAGCTGCACCTGGAGATCATCGTCGACCGCCTGCAGCGCGAGTTCGGCGTCGGCGCCAATGTCGGCAAGCCGCAGGTGGCGTATCGCGAAACGATCAACCGCGCCGCCGAGGGCGAAGGCCGCTTCGTGCGGCAGACGGGCGGCCGCGGCCAGTACGGCCACGTGAAGATCCGCGTCGAGCCGATCGCGGACAAGGAATACGAGTTCGTCAACGCGATCGTGGGCGGCGTGGTTCCGAAGGAATACATTCCCGCCGCGGAGAAGGGCATCGTCGAGGCCATGGAAGGCGGCGTTCTGGCCGGCTATCCGATGACGGGCCTCAAGGTCACCCTCTACGACGGCAGCTATCACGAGGTGGACTCCTCGGAAATGGCGTTCAAGATCGCCGGCTCGATGGCCCTGAAGGACGCCGCGCAGAAGGCCAAGCCGGTGCTGCTCGAGCCGGTGATGAAGGTCGAAGTGGTGGTGCCCGACGAGTACATGGGCGCCGTCAACGGCGACCTGATCAGCCGCCGCGGCCGTCTCGAGGGCGTGGAGATGAAGGGCGGCACGCAGATCATCCGGGCGATGGTGCCGCTGTCGGAGATGTTCGGCTACGCGACCGAATTGCGGTCGCGCACGCAGGGCCGCGGCAGCTTCACGATGCACTTCGGCCGGTACGAGGAGGCGCCGGCGTCGGTCACTGAAGAAGTGATCAGCCGGATGCAGGGCAAGGTTTCCCGGTAA
- the rpsG gene encoding 30S ribosomal protein S7: MARRRRAEVRQIPPDSVYNSTLAEKFINSMMWDGKKTVSQRIFYTAMDTIRERTGDDPLKLFKKAVENCKPLVEVKTRRVGGANYQVPVEVPANRRTSLAIRWILNGARARAEKSMAEKLANELMDAANLRGAAIKKKDDVHRMAEANKAFAHYRW, encoded by the coding sequence ATGGCCCGCAGACGACGCGCGGAAGTCCGCCAGATCCCGCCGGACAGCGTCTACAACTCGACGCTGGCGGAGAAGTTCATCAACTCCATGATGTGGGACGGCAAGAAGACCGTCTCCCAGCGCATCTTCTACACCGCGATGGACACCATCCGCGAGCGCACCGGCGACGATCCGCTGAAGCTGTTCAAGAAGGCTGTCGAAAACTGCAAGCCGCTCGTGGAGGTTAAGACCCGCCGCGTGGGCGGCGCCAACTACCAGGTGCCGGTCGAGGTGCCCGCCAATCGGCGCACTTCGCTCGCCATCCGCTGGATTCTGAACGGCGCCCGCGCCCGCGCCGAGAAGAGCATGGCCGAGAAGCTGGCCAACGAACTGATGGACGCCGCCAACCTCCGCGGCGCCGCCATCAAGAAGAAGGACGACGTGCACCGCATGGCGGAAGCCAACAAGGCTTTCGCTCACTACCGCTGGTAA
- the rpsL gene encoding 30S ribosomal protein S12: MPTFNQLVRKGRKPPRYKTASPALQACPQKRGVCTRVYTTTPKKPNSALRKVARVRLTNGIEVTTYIPGVGHNLQEHSIVLIRGGRVKDLPGVRYHVIRGALDAAGVSGRMQGRSKYGAKRPKAGAPAKK; the protein is encoded by the coding sequence GTGCCGACATTCAACCAGCTCGTTCGCAAGGGAAGGAAGCCGCCGCGCTACAAGACGGCCAGCCCTGCCCTGCAGGCCTGCCCGCAGAAGCGCGGCGTGTGCACCCGCGTTTACACCACCACGCCCAAGAAGCCGAACTCGGCGCTCCGCAAGGTGGCGCGCGTGCGGCTGACCAACGGGATCGAGGTCACGACCTACATCCCGGGCGTCGGCCACAACCTGCAGGAGCACTCGATTGTTCTGATCCGCGGCGGCCGTGTGAAGGACCTGCCCGGCGTGCGCTACCACGTCATCCGTGGAGCGCTGGACGCCGCCGGCGTCAGCGGCCGCATGCAGGGGCGTTCCAAGTACGGCGCCAAGCGGCCGAAGGCCGGCGCGCCCGCGAAGAAGTAG
- a CDS encoding sodium-independent anion transporter: MPPWIPKSIQCLREYSWKLFAADAVAGVTVGLVALPLGMAFAIASGLKPEAGIYCAIVTGFVIALLGGSRTQVSGPTGAFVVVVAGIVSQYGVNGLYMCTMMAGVLLVIMGLTGLGSAVKFIPRPIVIGFTNGIAVLIASTQIRDFFGLRIREVPGEFLERMEALAAHASTFSPLETAVGAASLVVIVLFTKFLPRVPGTIVALVGSTCAVALLELDVQTVGTRFGGIPAGLPHIHVPEFQPRMVLKLLSPALTVAVLGAIESLLSAVVADRMTRDRHNPNTELFAQGVGNILSPVFGGLPATGAIARTATNIRSGARTPVAAMIHSLTLLAVLLVAAPLAKNIPLAALAAILFVVAYNMGEWREIPDILRLGKRDASVWALTFLLTVFADLTVAVEFGMILAALVFISRVALTTTVSRVTDEYLAEGWRHILQDKHIPPYVAVFRIHGPFLFGSTDKLDVIEEQLDTLPPIVILRLRNMTAIDATGLHALEMLADRLHASGRTLILCGAPWQPSRLLERAEFQRHVGEANICGSIEEALARAATLYEEMRAAKPAES, translated from the coding sequence GTGCCTCCCTGGATTCCGAAATCCATTCAGTGTCTCCGTGAGTATTCGTGGAAGCTGTTCGCCGCCGATGCAGTGGCGGGCGTGACGGTGGGGCTGGTCGCCTTGCCGCTGGGCATGGCGTTCGCCATCGCCTCGGGCCTGAAGCCGGAGGCGGGCATCTATTGCGCCATCGTCACCGGCTTTGTCATCGCTCTGCTGGGCGGTTCCAGGACTCAGGTCAGCGGCCCGACGGGCGCATTTGTGGTGGTCGTTGCGGGCATTGTCAGCCAGTACGGCGTCAACGGCCTGTATATGTGCACGATGATGGCCGGGGTGCTGCTGGTCATCATGGGCCTCACCGGACTGGGCTCGGCGGTCAAGTTCATCCCGCGGCCGATTGTGATCGGCTTTACGAACGGAATCGCGGTCCTGATCGCCAGCACGCAGATCCGCGACTTTTTCGGCCTGAGGATCCGCGAGGTGCCAGGGGAGTTTCTGGAGCGCATGGAAGCCCTGGCGGCGCACGCCTCCACCTTCTCGCCGCTGGAGACGGCCGTCGGCGCGGCTTCTCTGGTGGTGATCGTCCTGTTCACGAAATTCCTTCCACGCGTGCCCGGCACGATCGTGGCCCTGGTCGGCTCCACGTGCGCAGTAGCGTTGCTCGAGCTCGATGTGCAGACCGTTGGAACCCGTTTCGGCGGCATTCCGGCCGGACTTCCGCACATTCACGTGCCCGAATTCCAGCCTCGCATGGTGCTGAAACTGTTGAGCCCCGCCCTCACGGTGGCCGTTCTCGGCGCGATTGAAAGCCTGCTGAGCGCCGTGGTGGCCGACCGCATGACGCGCGACCGTCACAACCCGAACACGGAGCTGTTCGCCCAGGGAGTGGGCAACATTCTCTCGCCCGTCTTCGGCGGTCTGCCCGCCACCGGGGCGATTGCGCGGACGGCGACCAACATCCGCAGCGGCGCCCGGACGCCGGTGGCGGCGATGATTCACTCCCTGACTTTGCTGGCGGTTCTGCTCGTGGCGGCGCCGCTGGCGAAGAACATCCCGCTGGCGGCGCTCGCGGCCATCCTCTTCGTGGTCGCCTACAACATGGGCGAGTGGCGGGAGATCCCGGACATTCTCAGGCTGGGCAAGCGGGACGCTTCCGTATGGGCGCTGACGTTCCTGCTGACGGTCTTCGCCGACCTGACCGTGGCGGTCGAATTCGGCATGATCCTGGCGGCGCTGGTCTTTATCAGCCGGGTCGCCCTGACGACCACGGTGAGCCGCGTGACGGACGAGTATCTGGCCGAGGGCTGGCGGCACATCCTCCAGGACAAGCACATCCCGCCGTACGTGGCGGTTTTCCGCATCCATGGACCGTTTCTTTTCGGGAGCACGGACAAACTGGATGTGATTGAAGAGCAGCTCGACACTCTTCCACCCATCGTGATCCTGCGCCTGCGCAACATGACGGCCATTGATGCGACCGGGCTTCACGCCCTGGAGATGCTGGCCGACCGCCTGCATGCATCCGGACGGACGCTGATTCTGTGCGGGGCGCCCTGGCAGCCATCGCGGCTGCTGGAGCGGGCAGAATTCCAGCGCCATGTGGGCGAGGCCAACATCTGCGGGAGCATCGAGGAGGCCCTGGCGCGCGCCGCTACATTGTACGAGGAGATGCGTGCGGCGAAGCCGGCGGAATCCTGA
- the hemH gene encoding ferrochelatase — MPQYDAFLLLSFGGPEKPEDVMPFLERVTRGRNIPRARLEEVAGHYYHFGGRSPINDQCRALISALRPHLDLPIYWGNRNWHPFIEDTMRRMMEDGVERALVFVTSAYSSYSACRQYLEDIERARAAAGPLAPQCDKIRHFHNHPGFIEVNADRLREQLALAGPAPVLFTAHSIPLEMARTSRYVEQLEETARLVAEAAGVSQYRLVYQSRSGPPHQPWLGPDILEALDETRAAGAEAVVVAPIGFISDHMEVLYDLDCEAQQHAAQIGLKMFRAGTAGTHPRFIRMIVELVEERRRDFAWAEPCHQLCCPAPVRIPPASPHASPRTM; from the coding sequence ATGCCGCAATACGACGCCTTTCTGCTGCTCAGTTTCGGCGGGCCCGAGAAGCCCGAGGACGTGATGCCGTTTCTCGAGCGCGTGACGCGCGGGCGCAACATCCCGCGGGCGCGGCTGGAGGAAGTCGCCGGACACTACTACCACTTCGGCGGGCGCAGCCCGATTAACGACCAGTGCCGCGCCCTGATCAGCGCGCTGCGGCCGCATCTGGACCTGCCTATCTACTGGGGCAACCGCAACTGGCATCCGTTCATCGAGGACACGATGCGGCGGATGATGGAGGACGGCGTCGAACGCGCGCTGGTGTTCGTCACCTCCGCTTACAGTTCCTATTCCGCCTGCCGCCAATATCTCGAGGACATCGAACGCGCCCGCGCCGCCGCCGGTCCGCTGGCGCCGCAGTGCGACAAGATCCGGCACTTTCACAACCATCCCGGCTTTATCGAGGTCAACGCCGATCGGCTCCGTGAACAGTTGGCGCTCGCCGGACCCGCGCCCGTGCTGTTCACGGCCCACTCGATTCCGCTCGAGATGGCCCGCACGTCGCGTTACGTGGAGCAGCTGGAAGAGACGGCGCGGCTTGTGGCGGAGGCGGCAGGCGTCAGCCAGTACAGGCTCGTGTACCAGAGCCGGAGCGGACCGCCGCATCAGCCCTGGCTGGGACCCGACATTCTTGAAGCTTTGGACGAAACGCGGGCCGCCGGGGCGGAAGCCGTGGTTGTCGCGCCGATCGGCTTCATCAGCGATCACATGGAGGTCCTGTACGACCTCGACTGCGAGGCGCAGCAGCACGCCGCACAGATCGGCCTGAAAATGTTCCGGGCGGGCACGGCGGGCACGCATCCGCGTTTCATCCGCATGATCGTGGAGCTGGTGGAAGAGCGCCGCCGGGACTTCGCCTGGGCCGAGCCCTGCCATCAGCTGTGCTGCCCCGCGCCCGTCAGGATTCCGCCGGCTTCGCCGCACGCATCTCCTCGTACAATGTAG